From the genome of Flavobacterium luteolum, one region includes:
- a CDS encoding SusC/RagA family TonB-linked outer membrane protein, producing MKKPVVKQRLLHQIMKITLFQFVLALVFSSVTLANNVNGQKKLDTKVTITVDNLTLDNALSKIEKSAHVKFSYNSRLPQLGEKVSIEANQETLASILSRVLVPFNITFSEVSNQIVLQKSAVSFSNANNHDSLFEILTFGPIIKGKVTDQSGSPLPGATVMAKGTKTAVLTDFDGNFSIEMPANVDRLVISYVGMETKEIGINNPTPTVVLTETGQNLKEVVVTTGYEKTSKRTFTGAISKISGAELKVDGVVDVSRMIEGKAAGVTVQNVTGSFGATPKITVRGSSSIFGDTKPLWVIDGVVQEDIINVTFADLASGNSATLLSSAVAGLNANDIQSIEILKDASATSIYGSRSLNGVVVVTTKQGRRDSPLKINYSVENTVRTVPSYTQFDILNSQESMSVFQEMRAKGYLDQSSSLTARFSGVYGILAKQINLYDSSNGQFGIRNEQPYINQFLKKYELANTDWFKVLFRPSITQNHSLSFSGGGKNNTFYASLGYYTDPGWTVADNVKQLSANIKGTFYINDKLNITLSTLGSMRDQEAPGAYDSKNDLVFGKVTRDFDINPFNYVLSTSRTLRPYDDNGNREYYQNNWAPMNILNELENNTLDIKVNDIRFQADLDYKINKNLSYNLTASARYANTSREHKIYEDSNVVGAYNAGVGATLNTQIQKDNVFLYQNPNDLTAPKVSVLPNGGFLRKFTNDMTSYNVRNSVTYRNTFNEKHELEAFVGTEFRSVDRNNDNFTAAGIQFEKGLTSFVDPKLIEKLINEGNSYYEFGAERERTVGFFGKVGYTYDRRYTASLTGRYDGSNRQGDVGSSRWLPTYTVSGKWNVKEESFMKDVEPINTLALRASYGLTATAGPATNSLAIYKSFITDRFAVGDRENAIRIEDLQNKDLTWEKQYETNIGVDLGMFRNRVQFTTDIYRRKAFDLIDYVITSGVGGESIKQGNNADMETKGLEVGFTTQNIVSKDFKWSTTVNFSVYDQKITKLANKPAVFDLIATNGGNTVGHPRNSLYSYQFTGLNNEGLPTFILQDGAENNITDANFQDTNDVTKYLKYEGSVEPNKSIGFANTFTYKNWSLYVFVVGSGGNKVRLNPVYSNKYTDQTVFTKDFANRWINPGDENYTNVPVIADKLMNRNYGDSDLKIAYNTYNYSDVRIASGDFVRLKNISLGWEFPSDYKRKLGLSTFTLKGSAVNPWLIYSDKKLNGQDPEFRNTGGVAFPITAQYTFAINISF from the coding sequence ATGAAAAAACCTGTTGTCAAGCAACGATTACTTCACCAAATCATGAAAATAACGCTGTTTCAGTTTGTGTTAGCGCTTGTGTTTTCAAGTGTTACTCTCGCAAATAATGTAAATGGGCAGAAAAAATTAGATACTAAAGTCACGATTACAGTTGATAACCTAACTTTAGACAATGCTTTATCGAAAATCGAAAAATCTGCTCATGTAAAATTTTCCTACAACTCAAGACTTCCTCAGCTTGGAGAGAAAGTTAGTATAGAAGCAAATCAAGAAACTCTTGCTAGTATTTTGAGCAGAGTGCTGGTTCCTTTTAATATTACTTTTTCTGAAGTGAGTAATCAGATTGTGCTTCAAAAGAGTGCTGTTTCTTTTTCAAACGCAAATAATCACGATTCTTTGTTTGAAATTTTGACTTTCGGACCTATCATCAAAGGAAAAGTTACAGATCAAAGTGGATCACCTCTTCCTGGAGCTACTGTAATGGCAAAAGGAACAAAAACTGCTGTGTTAACTGATTTTGATGGAAATTTCTCTATTGAAATGCCTGCAAACGTGGACCGTTTAGTTATTTCTTATGTGGGTATGGAGACAAAAGAAATCGGAATTAATAATCCTACACCAACTGTGGTTTTAACTGAGACAGGTCAGAATCTTAAAGAGGTTGTTGTTACAACGGGTTACGAAAAAACTTCAAAAAGAACATTTACTGGGGCAATTAGTAAGATTTCTGGAGCTGAATTAAAAGTTGATGGTGTCGTAGATGTTAGTAGAATGATTGAAGGTAAAGCTGCCGGAGTTACGGTACAAAACGTAACAGGATCTTTTGGTGCTACTCCAAAAATTACGGTTCGTGGATCTTCTTCTATCTTTGGTGATACAAAGCCATTGTGGGTTATTGATGGTGTTGTTCAAGAAGATATTATCAATGTAACATTTGCTGATTTAGCATCTGGAAACTCAGCTACATTATTAAGTTCTGCAGTTGCAGGTTTAAATGCAAATGATATTCAAAGCATTGAAATTCTTAAAGATGCGTCTGCTACTTCGATCTATGGTTCAAGATCGTTAAATGGGGTTGTGGTTGTTACTACAAAACAAGGTCGTAGAGATTCTCCTTTAAAAATTAACTATTCTGTAGAGAATACAGTTAGAACAGTACCAAGCTATACTCAGTTTGATATCTTAAACTCTCAAGAATCTATGAGTGTTTTCCAAGAAATGAGAGCAAAAGGCTATTTAGATCAAAGTTCATCATTAACGGCTAGATTTAGTGGTGTTTATGGTATTTTGGCAAAACAGATTAATTTGTACGATAGTTCAAATGGTCAATTCGGAATTAGAAATGAACAGCCATATATTAACCAATTCTTGAAAAAGTACGAATTGGCTAATACAGATTGGTTTAAAGTTTTATTTAGACCATCAATCACTCAAAATCATTCGTTAAGCTTCTCTGGTGGAGGAAAAAATAATACTTTTTATGCTTCTCTAGGATATTATACAGATCCAGGATGGACAGTGGCAGATAATGTAAAACAATTGTCAGCCAACATTAAAGGGACATTCTACATTAACGACAAATTAAATATTACGTTATCGACTTTAGGATCGATGCGTGATCAAGAAGCTCCAGGTGCTTACGATAGCAAGAATGATCTTGTTTTTGGTAAAGTAACTAGAGATTTTGATATTAACCCATTTAATTATGTATTGAGTACAAGCAGAACGTTAAGACCTTATGATGATAATGGAAATCGTGAATATTATCAAAATAACTGGGCACCAATGAATATTCTTAACGAGTTAGAAAATAATACTTTAGACATCAAAGTAAATGATATTCGTTTTCAAGCTGATTTAGATTATAAAATCAACAAGAACTTATCTTATAATCTTACAGCATCAGCACGTTATGCTAATACTTCAAGAGAACACAAAATCTACGAAGATTCAAACGTAGTGGGGGCTTACAATGCTGGAGTTGGTGCAACTTTGAATACTCAAATTCAGAAAGATAACGTGTTTTTATATCAAAATCCAAATGATTTAACAGCGCCTAAAGTTTCGGTATTGCCAAATGGTGGATTCTTAAGAAAGTTTACTAACGACATGACTTCTTATAATGTTAGAAATAGTGTTACATACAGAAATACATTTAATGAAAAACATGAATTAGAAGCATTCGTAGGTACAGAGTTTAGATCTGTAGATAGAAATAATGACAATTTTACTGCAGCAGGTATTCAGTTCGAAAAAGGTCTTACTTCTTTTGTTGATCCAAAATTGATTGAAAAATTAATAAATGAAGGAAACTCTTATTATGAATTTGGAGCAGAAAGAGAGCGTACTGTTGGTTTCTTTGGTAAAGTAGGATATACTTACGATCGTCGTTATACGGCTTCTTTAACAGGTCGTTATGACGGGTCAAATAGACAAGGAGATGTTGGTTCTTCTAGATGGCTGCCAACTTATACTGTGAGTGGTAAGTGGAATGTTAAAGAAGAAAGTTTTATGAAAGATGTTGAGCCTATCAATACATTGGCACTTAGAGCTTCTTATGGTTTAACAGCAACAGCTGGACCAGCAACAAATTCATTGGCAATTTATAAAAGCTTTATCACAGACCGTTTTGCTGTTGGAGATAGAGAAAATGCAATTCGTATAGAAGATTTACAGAATAAAGACTTGACTTGGGAAAAACAATATGAAACAAATATTGGGGTAGATCTTGGAATGTTTAGAAATAGAGTACAGTTTACAACAGATATTTATCGTCGTAAAGCATTCGATTTGATCGATTACGTAATTACATCTGGTGTAGGTGGAGAATCTATCAAGCAAGGTAATAATGCAGACATGGAAACTAAAGGTCTTGAAGTTGGTTTTACAACTCAAAACATTGTTTCAAAAGATTTTAAATGGTCTACTACAGTAAACTTCTCTGTTTATGATCAAAAAATTACAAAATTGGCTAACAAACCAGCTGTTTTTGATTTGATTGCTACAAACGGAGGAAACACAGTAGGACACCCAAGAAATTCATTGTATTCTTACCAATTTACAGGTTTAAATAATGAAGGTCTTCCAACTTTTATTTTGCAAGATGGAGCAGAAAACAATATAACAGATGCCAATTTCCAAGATACAAATGATGTAACTAAATATTTGAAATATGAAGGATCTGTAGAACCTAACAAATCTATTGGTTTTGCTAACACATTCACATACAAAAACTGGTCACTTTATGTATTTGTTGTTGGATCTGGAGGAAACAAAGTAAGATTAAACCCTGTTTATAGCAACAAGTACACAGATCAGACAGTTTTTACAAAAGATTTTGCAAACAGATGGATTAATCCAGGAGACGAAAATTATACTAATGTTCCTGTTATTGCAGATAAATTAATGAATAGAAATTATGGTGATAGTGATTTAAAGATTGCTTACAATACTTACAATTACTCTGATGTTAGAATTGCAAGTGGTGATTTCGTACGTTTAAAAAACATCTCTTTAGGCTGGGAATTTCCAAGTGATTATAAGAGAAAATTAGGATTGTCAACTTTCACCTTGAAAGGTTCAGCAGTTAATCCTTGGCTGATTTATTCAGATAAAAAATTAAACGGTCAAGATCCTGAATTCCGTAACACAGGAGGGGTAGCTTTCCCAATTACGGCACAATATACTTTTGCAATTAATATTTCATTCTAA